A genomic window from Solanum dulcamara chromosome 11, daSolDulc1.2, whole genome shotgun sequence includes:
- the LOC129872430 gene encoding uncharacterized protein LOC129872430, with translation MADLYAKFLQNYISCMQAFELIKKRLTEAPILIASNWELPFEVICNASDTVVGAAMGKRKEKIFHSIYYASKTLNVAQANYTITEKEMLVLVYAFYKFRSYIVGTKDVVHTNHAARRYLFNKKDTNLRLIIWILLLQEFDIEIKDHKGCKNQIVDHFSKLESLSHVGEQMHIKEEFPDKQMLDLKVLELPWCHDPNP, from the exons ATGGCGgacttatatgccaaattccttcAGAATTATATCAG TTGTATGCAAGCATTTGAGCTCATAAAGAAGAGGTTAACTGAAGCCCCAATCTTGATAGCTTCCAATTGGGAGTTGCCTTTTGAGGTCATATGCAATGCCAGTGACACAGTAGTGGGAGCAGCCATGggaaaaagaaaggagaagataTTTCATTCCATCTATTACGCCAGCAAGACTCTCAACGTAGCCCAGGCAAACTACACTATCACGGAGAAGGAGATGTTGGTACTAGTATATGCATTTTACAAGTTCAGGTCATACATAGTAGGTACTAAGGATGTTGTACATACTAACCATGCAGCTCGTAGGTATCTATTTAATAAGAAAGATACCAACCTAAGGCTTATCATATGGATCCTtctactacaagagtttgacatagAGATCAAGGATCACAAGGGTTGTAAGAATCAAATCGTTGACCATTTTTCCAAACTTGAGAGTTTATCACATGTTGGTGAACAAATGCATATCAAAGAGGAGTTCCCAGATAAGCAGATGTTAGATTTGAAGGTGCTTGAGTTGCCttggtgtcatgacccaaacccgtga